The Rhopalosiphum maidis isolate BTI-1 chromosome 1, ASM367621v3, whole genome shotgun sequence genome has a segment encoding these proteins:
- the LOC113560570 gene encoding facilitated trehalose transporter Tret1-2 homolog produces MGEENIKLNEKPIHVFEMDEMKNEKETFNWAEFLACVSVATTNLHTGFALGFSAILIPQLEIYTSDMGKLSKSQCSWIASSISIAAPFGCLFIAFALDRIGRVSTFKFSLWPCFIGWMLIALAFNPSIIIVGRLLTGFAMSVGTNSANVYMAEISSPKLRGSMMSIGSVMLSFGILLMYCTGLYLHWRIVAWIAFVGAFLPVIMTAFWTPESPVWLIHKGQDVKALKSLKYFKNSKYSVGVQESFNEMKNIKEKKDLLINKDIENSNVFRRIAWHLSKPTVFKPVLFMTVFFVLQQFTGIYTFQFHAVKMLQEVTQGIDIKYATLLFGLFRFLLSFVATGMLHNYGRRPLCMISGIIMAITLLVSGLCFYFRTKGDNSIIMTWVSLSCMLLYISAGSVGIMLIPWILPSEMFPTEVKGLFLGPIMAWCNAVMFVAVHFYEDLKGVLGGMLGILWFYSFISILTVFFVWLFIPETHKMKLSEIEDYFKDNTIYLLRKKKTVKNEQL; encoded by the exons ATGGGAGaagaaaa tataaaactaaatgaaAAACCAATACATGTATTTGAAATGgatgaaatgaaaaatgaaaaggaAACATTTAATTGGGCTGAG TTTTTAGCTTGTGTATCTGTGGCAACTACTAACTTACATACAGGATTTGCTTTAGGATTTTCTGCAATACTTATACCACAACTTGAAATATATACTAGTGATATGGGCAAATTAAGCAAATCTCAATGTTCCTGGATTG CCAGCAGTATTTCAATAGCTGCTCCATTTGGATGTCTATTTATAGCTTTTGCACTGGACAGAATTGGTCGTGTATCCACATTTAAGTTTTCTCTATGGCCATGTTTTATTGGATGGATGTTAATTGCACTTGCTTTTAATCCAAGTATTATCATCGTTGGACGATTATTGACTGGTTTTGCAATGT ctGTTGGTACAAATTCGGCCAATGTATATATGGCAGAAATATCTAGTCCAAAACTTCGAGGTTCCATGATGTCAATAGGTTCTGTGATGTTATCTTTTG gaatattattaatgtactgTACTGGGTTATATCTACATTGGCGTATAGTTGCATGGATAGCATTTGTTGGAGCATTTTTACCCGTTATCATGACAGCATTTTGGACACCTGAAAGTCCTGTTTGGTTAATTCATAAAGGACAAGATGTTAAAgctttaaaatctttaaaatattttaaaaactctaaatat agtGTAGGTGTACAAGAAAGTTTTAATGagatgaaaaatatcaaagaaaaaaaagatttactaattaataaagatattGAAAATAGCAATGTATTCAGACGTATTGCTTGGCATTTATCCAAGCCAACAGTTTTTAAACCTGTCCTTTTTATGACTGTATTCTTTGTTTTACAACAATTTACTGGAATCTATACATTTCAATTTCATGCTGTTAAAATGTTgcaa gaaGTTACTCAAGGTATCGACATAAAATATGCTACTTTACTGTTTGGGTTGTTTAGGTTCTTATTAAGTTTTGTGGCAACAGGAATGTTACATAATTATGGTAGACGTCCACTGTGTATGATTAGTGGTATTATCATGGCAATTACATTGCTTGTTTCtggattatgtttttattttagaactaaag gtgataatagtattattatgacatgGGTATCTTTATCGTGTATGTTACTATACATTTCGGCTGGCTCTGTTGGTATAATGCTGATTCCCTGGATATTGCCCAGTGAAATGTTTCCAACTGAAGTTAAAGGATTATTTCTTGGACCAATTATGGCTTGGTGTAATGCAGTCATGTTTGTAgctgtacatttttatgaagatCTTAAAGGAGTACTGGGCGGTATGCTAGGCATTTTGTGGTTCTATAGTTTCATATCAATACtaacagttttttttgtatggtTGTTTATTCCTGAAAcacataaaatgaaattatctGAAATAgaagattattttaaagataataccatatacttattaagaaaaaaaaagactgtaaaaaatgaacaattgtaa